Within the Echinicola sp. 20G genome, the region TTGTGGCGTGAGCCGTGTGACCTTCTTGCCACAGAAATTCAGCTGTCCTTAAGAAAAGCCTTGTTCTCATTTCCCATCTGACCACATTTGCCCATTGATTTACTTTTAAAGGCAAATCCCTATAAGATTGAATCCAGTTTTTATACGTGCTCCAGATAACCGTTTCAGAAGTTGGGCGTACAATCAATTCTTCCTCCAATTTCGCTTCCGGATCCACAATTACCGATTTTCCATCTTCAGAATTCTTTAATCGGTAATGGGTCACCACTGCACACTCCTTGGCAAAACCCTCTACATGGCTTGCCTCTTTGGATAAATAGGACTTGGGAATAAATAAAGGAAAGTAGGCATTGCTATGCCCTGTATCCTTAAACATCTGATCGAGCTGCTGCTGCATTTTTTCCCAGATAGAATAGCCATATGGCTTAATAACCATACAGCCTCTTACTGCCGAATTCTCTGCAAGGTCAGCCTTTTTTACTAGTTCGTTGTACCACAGTGAGTAGTCCTCACTTCTCTTGGGCAGTCCTTTGCTCATGAGTATAATTTGTTGTTTTGAAAAAACTCTTTAACTTTCGCTTCCATTTTGGGAAGCAAATATAATTTAAAAAATTATAACCCTCCTCCGAAGTGCACGTATATAGTGTTACGAGTTGTAAACTAAATAACTATGAGAAAATTTACATCATACCGATATCTTGGTTTCCTTGCTGCTTTAGGCCTTGTATCATGCAGCAGTAGCTATAGTGCTATGCAAGGAGAGTCGGATGACTTATATTTTATGGCATCAGATGATGCGGTGGTTATGTCCAATGCCGTAACCAACAACACACCTGAAAACTTTACCGATTATGCTGCTGTAAATGCGGCTAGTCAATATGATCAAGAAAGTTTTTCAGCAAAAAATGTTAATCCGGAATATATCGCCAAGTATCAGGTTCAAAATGATACTGTAGCTGATGAAATTGTTTACTTTGATGATGCCGCCGTGCAAAGCACTGAAGGAGATGGTGACGTTAATGTATACAATAATTTTTATGGTTACAACGACCCTAATGGTAACAACAGATCGTCGTGGAATTTCAGTCCTTCTTTTGCCTTTATGTACCCGGGGGCTTTCGGATTCTATCCTTCTTTTGGCTATGGAGGTTTCTACGACCCATTCTGGCCAGGATATGGATTCAGACCTGGTTTCAATATGTCCATTGGATTTGGAATAGGTTTTGGAGGCTGGGGTTACAGACCATATTATAGCCCATTTTACGATCCTTTCTGGGGGCCTAGTTATGCTTACAGTGGATATTATGGAGGTTACTATGGTGGGTATTACGGCAGACCTGTAATCATCAATAACATATATACTGGTGAAGGAAGACAAATCGTAAGGGCTGCCAGATCCAGAAGAGGCAGTTCAGTAGCAACTAACTATACAAGAAGAAGTGTTGCTACAAACCCAGGTACTTCACGTACTGCAGCCCGTCAAAGTGCTGTAAGTAGAGTTGATAATTCTAGAAGAAGTAATACTGACTTCAGTAGATCTGAAAATGATTATTTCAGTGGAAGAAGTAGAGTAGCTTCTGCTTCTCCAAGTAGAAGAAGCACCAACTCAGCAGTAATGACTCGGCCTAGCAGCTCTACAAGATCCAGAAGCGCTTATGCTCCTACATCTAGCAGTAGCCAAAGAAATGTGACTACAAGATCTGCAAATAGCTCAAGATCTAGTTATTCTACACCATCACGAAGTTCTTCTCCATCTTATAATAGAAGCAGCAGTTCTTCAAGTAGAAGCACATATTCTACACCATCAAGAAGTTCAAATAGCACATATACACCTTCCAGAAGTAGTAGCGGAAGCAGCAGTAGAAGCGTTGGTAGTTCATCGCCATCCAGGAGCTCAGGAGGCACTACCAGAAGTTCTGGAGGATCAAGAAGAGGGGGAAATTAATCCCCCTTTTTTTACCACTTTTTTATCTCCAGCCGTTAAATAATCAAACACCTTCTTAAAATTTAATGTTAGCCATTTTCATGGCAAAAGGGAATTGTATTAGTAAAAATATGAGAGGAATAAAAACGACTATATTGGGAATGCTCCTTTTTGGAGGGGGATTCTCTTTAACAACAGCCCAAGCTCAAACATTCGAGGATGCCTTGCGATATAGCAAATACAATGCTTCAGGATCTTCCAGAATCATGGGGATTGGAGGAAGCCAAATGGCCATTGGTGGAGACGTTTCCAATATTTCTGGAAACCCCGCAGGTTTAGGCTTCTTCAGAAGGTCCGAATTTAGCTTTACTGCCGGATATGAAAACTGGAAGTCCAATGCAACCTTCATGGGACAGACTCAAGAAAACAACCAAGGCAATTTCTCATTACCCAATGTCAGTGTGATTATCAATAAAACCAAGGATCCTCTTAATACAGACAGTTGGAGGGGACATTCATTTGGGATCAGCATCAATCGCACAGCCAACTTTAATAGTAGATACGGCTACTACTCCAATTTGGAAGGTACAAGTTCACTATTGGATTATTATGCTGATGACTACAACCAGTTTGGTGAACCCGCTATTGGCGACCCTGCCGGACTTCCTTTAGATGTAGGATTAGTCTACAATGATGGAGGAACTTTCTACCCATCTGACTACACCTACAATCCAAATGATGACGGCTCTCCAAATTATAATGACCCCATGTTCCCTTTTCAGGACGAATATGTAGAAACAGAGGGAAGTATGAATCAGATCACATTTGCCTATGGTTCCAATTATAAGAATAAATTGTTTATAGGTGGATCACTGGGCATCACTTCTATTACTTTCTCTTCTACTAAAACCTATAATGAAGAGTTTATAGATAACAATGACAACAATTCATTATACTATTCTTTAAGGGAAAACCTATATCATAATGGCACGGGAATCAACTTAAACTTAGGTTTGATTTACAAACCAATTGACCAGGTCAATTTAGGACTATCTTTTAGCTCTCCTACTTGGACCAGGTACGATGAAGAATTTGATGCAGATATCTTTGCTGATTATTATGATCTTAACGGAAACCCAGAGGATAATGCAGATGCGGTTAGTGACATCTACTTATCTTCCATCAACTTAAGAACACCTATGAAATTAAGCGCTGGAGCAGCCTTTTTTATTAATAAAAATGGTTTCATTTCAGCGGACATAGACTATATAGATTATTCGACGATGCACCTATCCTCTCCTGACTATTCTTTAGATGGATCAAATGATGTCATTTCATCACTTGCTGGCAGTGCCATTAATTATAGGGTTGGCGGAGAACTAAGATTGAATATGTTTAGGTTAAGAGCAGGGACTGCCTATTATGGCGACCCTTTCAATGACTCTGATTTGGACAGATCACAAATGCAGTTCACTGGAGGTATCGGGGTTAAGCTTCCTAAAATGTATATTGATTTAGGAATAGTCAATAGCCAGTTTGACACCTTTTACACTTCCTATCCAGGTGCTGAGCTAACGACCATTGAGAACAACGCTACAAAAGGCCTATTAACCCTTGGGTTTAACTTTTAAAGTAGGACATCAACTCAGAAATTAAATGCTCAGTGGAAATATCATCTCCACTGAGCTTTATTTTTGCCTTATCATAAAAGGCACCTCGGTCCGTTAGTAGATTTTGTAGTTTCAGGATTATTTCACCTGTATCCAAACCTTGGAACATCGGGCGTTTTTCTACCTCATTATTGGTAAGCCTTTGCAAAATCTGATCTAGATTTACATCCAAAAACACAGAAATCCCTCTATCATTGATCAAATCCATATTGTCATTAAAACAAGGTGCTCCACCTCCTGTAGAGAGTACAAATGACCGATCAACGCTCAATAAATCTTGGAGAACTTTTGTTTCTAAATTTCTAAAATACCCTTCTCCCTTATTCATGAATATTTTAGGGATTTCCAATCCCTCAGTCTTTACGATTTCCTCATCCAAATCATAAAAGTCAAAATTAAGTTGCTTCGCTACCTGCTTCCCTAAAGTCGATTTTCCACAACCTGGCATTCCTATTAAAACAATCTTTGATGTATACGTCATATCAATGGCTTAGCAGGCTAGAAACCTCTTCGATACTAGGAGTGTTATTAATATGATATTTTTTGATGACCGTTCCATTGTTCAAAATCACTATTCCTGGATTGGATCGGATAATGGTTTTAAGGACAGTAGCATCACCATAATAATAAGGCAGATCCCAATCATGCTCCTCCATCAACCCTTCTACCTCTTCTGATGAACTCGCTGTAATAATCACAGTCTCTAGCTTATCCTGATTTATTAAACCTTCTAAAGCATTTAAAGATGCCTTATCCATCTTTTCAAAATTACTGATCAGGATCAATACTTTCTGACCGCTGAGTACCTCTTCTGTAAAATCACCATCATCATTCCAAATCGCAAAATCAGAAATTTTCGGTAGAGCTTCAGGATTCTTTAATTGCATATCCACAAACTCAAAACTTTCATCCGAAGGATATTCATCCATCACTACCTCTTGCCCATCCTTTTTCATGATATAGCGATATTCCAATGTACCGGAAGGTTGCATGGCTTCAGGTATATTCACCCCTACCTTGTAAGCCCTAAAGTCAATAAATGGCAAGTTTCTCACCGCTAAGACAGAAAAAACTAAAGTGAACAACAAGCTACTTGCCACTACAATTCCAACTCCCATTGATCGGTTATCTTTAAGGTCTTTCTTGAAAACAAACAAAACCAAAATCATCACCAATAAAACAATATCCTTGATAAAGGACTCCCAAGGGGTCAATTTAATGGCATCGCCAAAACATCCACAATCTGTAACTTTGTTAAAATAGGCAGAGTAGAAAGTCAAGAACGTAAAAAACACTATCAAAAGTAAAAGTAAGTTTACGGTGATTTTCTTACGGTAATTCAGCAACAACATGACTCCCAGACCTATTTCCAACACAATCAGAAAGATGGAAAGTGACAATGCGAAAGGCCTTAACACTTCAAAGAAGCCAGCTATATCATGAGAAAACACCTCAAAATATTCTTCCAGTTTGATAGATGTTCCAACTGGATCATTTGCCTTGATCAATCCTGAAAAAACAAATAGACCACCAACTAAAAACCTGAATAGGTTCAATATAATTTTTTTAAGCATTTTGGGCTTCATTTAATTTAATAAGACAAAAAACTGAGTAATTGATCATGTCTTGATAATTGGCATCTACCCCTTCAGAAGCTAATGTTTTACCTTCATTATCTTCTATTTGCTTTACTCTGTATAATTTCATCAGGATAAGGTCTGTCATGGAAGAAACACGCATATCTCGCCAAGCCTCTCCATAATCATGATTCTTATTTTCTAAAAGTCCCCGAGTTGCATCTACCCACTTCTCATACATAGGTTCAAGTTCTTCATAACCAATTTCCAACCGCTCATCATCTTGCAAATCCAATTGGATAAGTGCTATTAGGCAATAATTAATAATACCAATAAATTCATCCTGAATAGGGTCACTTACACGCTGAGCTCCTTTTTCCTGAATAGATCTAATTCGCTGAGCCTTAATGAATATTTGATCAGTTATTGAAGGCAACCTGAGCACTCTCCAGGCAGTGCCATAATCGATGGTTTTCTTCTTAAAAAGTTCTTTACAAAGGCTGATAACTTGATTATATTCGCTTACTGTTTGCGTTTTCAAAGCAATTTTAATTAAATGAAAGATAGTCCAAAGTCTTCTTCAGAAACCGAAGATAAATTATTTCATTCAAAAATAACACTTCAAATTAAAGGAAAGCTCATTATGCTGGAGGATCCCTGTGTGATGGGTATTTTGAATGTCACACCGGACTCGTTCTTTGCGGATAGTAGAATTTCTGATGATGAAAGACAGCTCCTCAGCAAAGCCGAAAAAATGATTGAGGATGGCGCTGTAATTTTTGATTTGGGAGGATATAGTAGCCGCCCTGGGGCTGAGAATGTATCTACAGCAGATGAAATCAAAAGGGTTATTCCTGCTGTCCGCTCTTTAAAAAAACATTTTCCAGATGTATTACTTTCGGTTGATACTTTTAGGCATGAAGTAGCCAAAGAATCCGTATCTGAAGGTGCTGATATCGTGAACGATATATCCGGAGGAGAACTTGACCGTAATATGATCCCGACTGTTGGATCAATGGATGTCCCTTTTATCTGCATGCATATGCGTGGAAATCCCGAAACCATGCAGTCTAAAACGGAGTATAATAATATAGAAAAAGAAATTTTATCTTTTTTTAACGAAAAACTGAACCAATGTCATAAAGCTGGCATTAAAGATGTAATAATTGACCCTGGGTTTGGCTTTGCGAAAACGATATCACAAAATTATAGGATTCTTAAAAATTTATCTTATTTTAAGACTATAAAAAGCCCTATATTAGCAGGAGTCTCTAGAAAATCTATGATTTACAAAACTTTGGACATTTCTCCAGAGGAGGCCCTTAATGGAACAACCGCCCTGAACATGGCAGCTCTGATTAATGGAGCTAAAATTTTAAGAGTACATGATGTTAAAGAAGCAACCCAAACCATAAAATTATATAAAAACATATACCCTTGACACTACTTTTCAAAATAGGATTTTTAGACGTTTCTATCGTCAATATTATAGACATCACATTGGTAAGTGTACTCATTTACCAAGTCTATAAATTGATGCGAGGTAGTGTGGCCATTAAAATCTTTTTAGGCTTCTTATCGCTTTACCTAGTTTACTTGGTGGTAAATGCCGCAAAAATGGAGTTATTATCCATCATCTTGGGGCAATTTATGGGAGTAGGTGTTATTGCTGCTATTATTCTTTTTGCGCCAGAAATCAGAAAATTCCTCCTGATCATAGGAAAAACATCCATCTTATCCAATGAAAACGTCCTTCAGGAATTGCTTTTTTGGAGAAAGAAAGAAACCATGGCTTTCAATATTACCCCTATCATTGAAGCCTCTAAATCCTTGGCGGGAACCAGCACTGGAGCTTTAATGGTGATCTCCAGAAATTCTGAACTGAAATTTTATGCTGAAAGTGGTGACTTGATTGACGCTGTCGTCTCCAAAAGATTATTGATTTCCATATTCAACAAATATAGCCCACTTCACGATGGTGCTGTAATCATTTATAATGGAAAGGTAAAAGCCGCAAGATGTATCCTTCCTGTGACTGAAAAAGAAGTCCCTGCTCAATTTGGGTTGAGACATAGGGCTGCTATCGGGATGTCCGAGGCCACTGACACTTTGGTCTTGATCGTATCAGAAGAAACAGGTCAGGTATCCATGGCCAAAAATGGAAATATTCTTCACAACCTGTCTTTTCAGGAACTAAGAGAAATGCTCAACAGCTATTTGGCGGGCGCAGACATTGATGATAAATTTGAATTCATCAACTCTTTTGAAAATAAAAAATTAAAACAGCGAACAGCTGAGGCATAAAAAAAGCAACTCAAATGAGTTGCTTTTTTTATGCTATATTTTTTTGGTTATAGAACTCCAAGTTCCTTTCCTACTTCCGTAAAGGCATCAATAGCCGCATCTAAATGCTTTTTATCATGTCCAGCAGAAATTTGCACCCTGATTCTCGCCTGACCTTTTGGCACTACAGGATAGTAGAAACCAATTACATAAATACCTCTTTCTAGCAGCTTTTCTGCCATCTTTTGAGAGAGCACCGCGTCATACAACATAATTGGAACAATTGGATGCACCCCAGGCTTAATATCAAACCCAGCGGCTGTCATTTTCTCCCTGAAGTACTGTGTGTTTTCTTCCAGCTTATCCCTCAATTCAGTAGTGCTAGACAAAAGGTCAAATACTGCTATTGAAGCACCTGTAATAGACGGAGCCAAAGTGTTGGAAAATAGATAAGGACGGGATCTTTGTCTCAAAATATCGATAATTTCTTTTCTCCCAGAAGTAAATCCTCCAGAAGCACCACCTAAGGCCTTTCCGAGTGTTCCGGTAATGATGTCCATCTTGCCCATCACACCTTTCAACTCATGAACACCTCTACCCGTCTTACCAATAAAGCCTGTAGAATGACACTCATCAGACATGACAATCGCTCCATATTTCTCAGCTAATTCGACTATCTTATCCATTTGTGCAATAGTACCATCCATAGAAAAAGCACCATCTGTCACAATTAACTTTTGCTTTGCTCCCTTTTCATTGGCATCCTTTAATTGCTGCTCAAGGTCCTCCATATCATTGTGCTTGTAGCGAAACCTCATGGCTTTGCATAAGCGCACCCCATCGATAATAGAGGCGTGGTTCAAGGCATCAGAGATAATGGCATCTTCAGGTCCTAGCAATGGCTCAAACACTCCCCCATTTGCATCAAAAGCAGCTGCATAAAGGATGGTATCCTCAGTACCTAAAAATTCACTGATCTTATTTTCAAGTTCCTTGTGAATATCCTGAGTTCCGCAAATAAATCTCACAGAAGACATTCCATAGCCATGACTGTCAATCGCATTCTTTGCAGCTTCGATCACTTTAGGATGACTTGACAATCCCAAATAATTATTAGCGCAAAAATTCAATACCTCTTTCCCTTCTTGGGTTTTGATCTCGGCACCTTGTGGAGAGGTAATGATTCGCTCTGCCTTATAGAGTCCTGAATCTTTTATTTCTTTCAGTTCCTTATCTAATTTTGATTTTAAACTTTCGTACATAATATATTTGGATTTTTATTTCGTATTATTGCTACGGAAAAACTTTCGTATAAATGTAATTGAAAATATTTATAAATGGTAAAATTGAATTTATTAATTTTACCATTTATAAACCCTAAACTATTAAAAAAGACCTTGCTAAAAAGATTTAGCTAGGCTGTTAGAGATTATGGAAAGGATTTTAATAACGGGAGCAGCAGGCCAATTAGGCTCAGAACTTACGCAAGCTTTGGTTGATATTTACGGAGGAGACAATGTAATCGCCACTGATATCAATGAGGCTGCAGCTCATAAATTTGACTATTGTCAATTTATTCCTCTAAATGTGCTGGACAATGACCAAATGGTCAAAATTATAAAAGAGGAAAAAGTCACACAAGTTTACCACTTGGCAGCCATTCTTTCTGCAACAAGTGAAAAGAACCCGTTATTTGCTTGGAAACTTAATATGGACAGCCTATTATCCATATTGGAAATAGCCAAAGAGTACAAGCTCAACAAAATATATTGGCCTTCGTCAATTGCCGTTTTTGGCCCAAGCACTCCTATGAAAAATACGCCTCAGGACTGTGTAATGGATCCCAACACCGTATATGGCATCTCCAAACAAGCCGGGGAAAGATGGTGTGAATATTATTTCCAAAAATACAATGTCGATGTAAGGAGCCTTCGTTATCCTGGATTGATCGGTTACAAATCATTACCCGGTGGTGGTACCACGGATTATGCGGTTGACATTTTTCACAAAGCAATTGAAGGGGAACATTTTGAGTGCTTCTTAAGAGAAGATTCATACCTTCCTATGATGTACATGCCTGATGCAATCAAAGCCACTATTGATTTGATGCATGCTCCAGCCGAAAAAATCAAAGTTAGATCAAGCTATAATTTGGGAGGAATCAGCTTTTCTCCACAAGAAATTTATGAGAGCATTAAAAAGCACCATCCTGACTTTGAAATCAGCTTTAAGCCGGACTTCAGACAAAACATTGCGGACACTTGGCCAGATAGCATTGATGACAGCGCTGCAAGAAACGACTGGGGATGGGAACATTCTTATGGATTAGAAGACATGACTAAAGATATTTTGGCTAACTTGCCTACCTATTTAGTCAACTTTAAATAATCAACCGCATGAATAAGAATTTCTTGTTAGCCCTTGGAATGGCTGGCATTTTGGCTTCCTGTGACGCTCCAACATCGGAAACAGCAAATGAAGAATCTTCCTTAGAAAAAATAAATGAAGCAGATCATGTCCTAGCAGAGGGAGCTTCAACTTGGACTACTTATGAAGGAAGTATCCCTTGTGCAAGTTGTAGTGAGATTCAAATGACCTTACGTATAGAGAGCAAAGCTGACAAAACTGAAAGAGAGTACACGCTTACCGAGGTCTACAAGGGTCGTCAAGAGGGAGACAGAACTGTTGAGTCAAAAGGAACCTATGAGGTATCTTATGGAATGGAAGGCGATCAAGGAGCCATGTTGATCACACTACTGGACGAAAATGGCAATCCAGTAAATACTTTCCTCCAAGAAAAAGACAGCAATAATTTCATTTTGTTAGATAAAAACAAAAAAATGATCAAATCAGATCTGAATTATACATTGACAAAAAAATAAAGCCTGAGTTTCAGGCTTTATTTTTTCTCTACTATGCTATCTTTCTGAAAACCTACCAATACCTCTCCATCAGGATAAACCATCACTGGCCGCTTGATCATACTACTGTTCTCAATGAGCAGCGGCAATGCTGATGAGACTGCTTCCAACTGACTTTTATCCTCATCACTAAGCTTCCGATAAGTAGTTCCACGCTTATTTACCAAAACCTCCAAAGGGATTTTCTTTAAAAAAGACTTCAGCAAGTCCTCAGAAGGAGCCTGTTTTTTATAATCCACAAAATCATAATCTACATTTTGCTCCTCCAACAACTTGAATGTTTTCTTCATAGTATCACAGTTTTTGATACCATAAACCATTAATTTATCCACCATATATTTTTTTTGCTTTAAACAGTTTTACAATTCCTCACCAAAACTAATAGCAAATTCTCACACCATCAATTTTTAAGAGAATAATCAGGCTACTCATAACTGTTTCAAAACTTCATACAAAAATGTATATTAACATGCTCAATCCATGATTTTATGAAAGACGAAAGAAAATTAGCTTTTTGCCTTAACTGTGATCAAAACCTCGATGAAAATGACAACTTTTGTCCAAACTGCGGCCAAGAAAACATGGATCAAAAAGTACCTTTTCAAGTTTTTATACATGATTTCTTTTCCAATTATCTCAACTTTGACTCTACTTTTTTCAGAACCATCCCACCTTTTCTGAGCAAACCGGGAAAACTCACTCAAGTATTTAATGCAGGACAAAGAAGAAAGTACATTCACCCAATCAGGCTGTATTTAATGCTGTCACTTTTCTACTTTTTTGCCATCAGTATCATTATCCCCCCAGATATTGTGGATCGAATCATGTCCAGCCAACTGACTGATGAAAAAACCAAAAACGCTATTAAGGTCAACTTAAACGACTCCCTTAACTCAAGTGATAAAGCTGAACTGGAAAAAATAGTTGGGAAAGAAGAATTGAATAACCTCAACACAAAATTAACATCTGCCGACACTTCTGCTTTTGACTCTATTCCAACCAGATCACCTTGGCTAGAATTAAAGCTAGCTGCCCAAGACCAACAAATTAGCGATAGTTCCTTCAAAGAGTCACTTCAAAAAAGCAGCTTTGGCCTCACCAATAACTTTGACAGAAAGGCTCAAAGAAACTTCATTGCTAACTCTAACATTTACATTATCAATTCAGCAAGAAACCTCCCAATCATGATGTTTTTTCTGTTGCCGTTTTTTGCATTGCTTTTGAAACTACTCTTTTTCAAAAGTTCAAAATACTACATTGAGCACCTTATCCATTCATTACATATCCATAGTTTTGCCTATTTGATTTATGGATTTGGCATCTTTCTGCTCAATTATAAATTAGGCAACTTACCCCTAATAGGCTTTGTCTGTTTTGTTGGAGTAACCACCTATGCCTACATCAGTATTTTGAAAACCCAAAAGCAAGGATGGCTTAAAACGCTTGTCAAGTTCTGGATTCTAGGATTTGTTTACTTTAACCTTCTTGCTATTGCTGTCGGCACTGAACTTTATCTTTCCTTGATTACCCTATAAAAAAAGGCTGCTTAAGATAAGCAGCCTTTCAGTTTATAAAATCTCTTTCAAAGATTCTTCATTTGCCTGAATAATGTGTTGGATATGTTCCTCTTTGAGGGATGTTGATAAAAACAAACTCTCAAATTGTGAAGGGGGCAAATAAACTCCCCTCTTCAGCATGGCTTGGAAGTACTTGCCAAATAGTGCCGTATCAGAGGTCTTAGCTGTTTCAAAATCTACAACCTTTTCTTCAGAGAAGAATAAACTATACATACTTCCTAATTGATTCATGGAGTAGCTCAATCCTAGCTTGGACAAGCTTTGCTTGACACCACTTACCAACTTATTCCCAATTGACTCCAATTGGTGATACACTTCAGGCTCTTGATCCAAGTATTGTAGCATAGCCAAACCTGCAGCCATGGCAATAGGATTACCAGAAAGAGTCCCCGCCTGATATACTGGTCCAACAGGAGATACAAAATCCATAATTTCTTTCTTACCTCCATAAGCTCCCACTGGCATTCCTCCTCCAATAATCTTGCCCATGGTAGTCAAATCTGGAGTTACTCCAAAGACTTCCTGTGCACCTCCTTTTGCCAATCTAAAACCTGTCATCACCTCATCAAAGATTAAGACAATTCCCTCTTCATCACAAAGTTTTCTTAAACCTTGAAGAAAGCCTTCTTCAGGAAGCACAAGTCCCATATTTCCAGGAACTGGTTCAAGAATAATGGCTGCTACTTCTGCCTTATTAGCCTCTATTAGTTGTTTAACTGACTCAAGGTCATTATATGGAGCAAGAAGTGTATCCTTTGCTGTGCCTGTTGTCACGCCGGGAGAGTTGGGTGCTCCCATTGTGATGGCTCCAGATCCTGCAGCTATCAAAAATGAATCGCCATGCCCATGATAATTACCTTCAAACTTGATAAACTTTTCTCTGCCAGTAAATCCTCTTGCTAATCTCACTGCAGACATAGTGGCTTCAGTACCTGAA harbors:
- a CDS encoding shikimate kinase, which encodes MTYTSKIVLIGMPGCGKSTLGKQVAKQLNFDFYDLDEEIVKTEGLEIPKIFMNKGEGYFRNLETKVLQDLLSVDRSFVLSTGGGAPCFNDNMDLINDRGISVFLDVNLDQILQRLTNNEVEKRPMFQGLDTGEIILKLQNLLTDRGAFYDKAKIKLSGDDISTEHLISELMSYFKS
- a CDS encoding BT_3928 family protein, which gives rise to MLKKIILNLFRFLVGGLFVFSGLIKANDPVGTSIKLEEYFEVFSHDIAGFFEVLRPFALSLSIFLIVLEIGLGVMLLLNYRKKITVNLLLLLIVFFTFLTFYSAYFNKVTDCGCFGDAIKLTPWESFIKDIVLLVMILVLFVFKKDLKDNRSMGVGIVVASSLLFTLVFSVLAVRNLPFIDFRAYKVGVNIPEAMQPSGTLEYRYIMKKDGQEVVMDEYPSDESFEFVDMQLKNPEALPKISDFAIWNDDGDFTEEVLSGQKVLILISNFEKMDKASLNALEGLINQDKLETVIITASSSEEVEGLMEEHDWDLPYYYGDATVLKTIIRSNPGIVILNNGTVIKKYHINNTPSIEEVSSLLSH
- a CDS encoding NAD-dependent epimerase/dehydratase family protein, producing MERILITGAAGQLGSELTQALVDIYGGDNVIATDINEAAAHKFDYCQFIPLNVLDNDQMVKIIKEEKVTQVYHLAAILSATSEKNPLFAWKLNMDSLLSILEIAKEYKLNKIYWPSSIAVFGPSTPMKNTPQDCVMDPNTVYGISKQAGERWCEYYFQKYNVDVRSLRYPGLIGYKSLPGGGTTDYAVDIFHKAIEGEHFECFLREDSYLPMMYMPDAIKATIDLMHAPAEKIKVRSSYNLGGISFSPQEIYESIKKHHPDFEISFKPDFRQNIADTWPDSIDDSAARNDWGWEHSYGLEDMTKDILANLPTYLVNFK
- the cdaA gene encoding diadenylate cyclase CdaA, encoding MTLLFKIGFLDVSIVNIIDITLVSVLIYQVYKLMRGSVAIKIFLGFLSLYLVYLVVNAAKMELLSIILGQFMGVGVIAAIILFAPEIRKFLLIIGKTSILSNENVLQELLFWRKKETMAFNITPIIEASKSLAGTSTGALMVISRNSELKFYAESGDLIDAVVSKRLLISIFNKYSPLHDGAVIIYNGKVKAARCILPVTEKEVPAQFGLRHRAAIGMSEATDTLVLIVSEETGQVSMAKNGNILHNLSFQELREMLNSYLAGADIDDKFEFINSFENKKLKQRTAEA
- the kbl gene encoding glycine C-acetyltransferase gives rise to the protein MYESLKSKLDKELKEIKDSGLYKAERIITSPQGAEIKTQEGKEVLNFCANNYLGLSSHPKVIEAAKNAIDSHGYGMSSVRFICGTQDIHKELENKISEFLGTEDTILYAAAFDANGGVFEPLLGPEDAIISDALNHASIIDGVRLCKAMRFRYKHNDMEDLEQQLKDANEKGAKQKLIVTDGAFSMDGTIAQMDKIVELAEKYGAIVMSDECHSTGFIGKTGRGVHELKGVMGKMDIITGTLGKALGGASGGFTSGRKEIIDILRQRSRPYLFSNTLAPSITGASIAVFDLLSSTTELRDKLEENTQYFREKMTAAGFDIKPGVHPIVPIMLYDAVLSQKMAEKLLERGIYVIGFYYPVVPKGQARIRVQISAGHDKKHLDAAIDAFTEVGKELGVL
- a CDS encoding DUF1599 domain-containing protein, with the translated sequence MKTQTVSEYNQVISLCKELFKKKTIDYGTAWRVLRLPSITDQIFIKAQRIRSIQEKGAQRVSDPIQDEFIGIINYCLIALIQLDLQDDERLEIGYEELEPMYEKWVDATRGLLENKNHDYGEAWRDMRVSSMTDLILMKLYRVKQIEDNEGKTLASEGVDANYQDMINYSVFCLIKLNEAQNA
- the folP gene encoding dihydropteroate synthase, coding for MKDSPKSSSETEDKLFHSKITLQIKGKLIMLEDPCVMGILNVTPDSFFADSRISDDERQLLSKAEKMIEDGAVIFDLGGYSSRPGAENVSTADEIKRVIPAVRSLKKHFPDVLLSVDTFRHEVAKESVSEGADIVNDISGGELDRNMIPTVGSMDVPFICMHMRGNPETMQSKTEYNNIEKEILSFFNEKLNQCHKAGIKDVIIDPGFGFAKTISQNYRILKNLSYFKTIKSPILAGVSRKSMIYKTLDISPEEALNGTTALNMAALINGAKILRVHDVKEATQTIKLYKNIYP
- a CDS encoding copper resistance protein NlpE; the protein is MNKNFLLALGMAGILASCDAPTSETANEESSLEKINEADHVLAEGASTWTTYEGSIPCASCSEIQMTLRIESKADKTEREYTLTEVYKGRQEGDRTVESKGTYEVSYGMEGDQGAMLITLLDENGNPVNTFLQEKDSNNFILLDKNKKMIKSDLNYTLTKK
- a CDS encoding OmpP1/FadL family transporter, translated to MRGIKTTILGMLLFGGGFSLTTAQAQTFEDALRYSKYNASGSSRIMGIGGSQMAIGGDVSNISGNPAGLGFFRRSEFSFTAGYENWKSNATFMGQTQENNQGNFSLPNVSVIINKTKDPLNTDSWRGHSFGISINRTANFNSRYGYYSNLEGTSSLLDYYADDYNQFGEPAIGDPAGLPLDVGLVYNDGGTFYPSDYTYNPNDDGSPNYNDPMFPFQDEYVETEGSMNQITFAYGSNYKNKLFIGGSLGITSITFSSTKTYNEEFIDNNDNNSLYYSLRENLYHNGTGINLNLGLIYKPIDQVNLGLSFSSPTWTRYDEEFDADIFADYYDLNGNPEDNADAVSDIYLSSINLRTPMKLSAGAAFFINKNGFISADIDYIDYSTMHLSSPDYSLDGSNDVISSLAGSAINYRVGGELRLNMFRLRAGTAYYGDPFNDSDLDRSQMQFTGGIGVKLPKMYIDLGIVNSQFDTFYTSYPGAELTTIENNATKGLLTLGFNF